Proteins from a genomic interval of Phyllopteryx taeniolatus isolate TA_2022b chromosome 3, UOR_Ptae_1.2, whole genome shotgun sequence:
- the LOC133475289 gene encoding mothers against decapentaplegic homolog 4-like, producing the protein MSIANTPTSNDACLSIVHSLMCHRQGGESESFAKRAIESLVKKLKEKKDELDSLITAITTNGAHPSKCVTIPRTLDGRLQVAGRKGFPHVVYAKLWRWPDLHKNELKHVKYCQYAFDLKADSVCVNPYHYERVVSPGIDISGLNLTGSRPGSALMVKDEHDFDGPQSLPAMDEGRSMQTVQHPPSGGRPGPSDLFAPTNMLPPAEASTSASTSSFPTVATGSASGNTVWSRNSSFTPNTPHHSNGHLQHHPPMPQPAHYWSVHDEFAFQPPISNHPAPDYWCSIAYFEMDLQVGETFKVPSSCPVVTVDGYVDPSGGDRFCLGQLSNVHRTEAIERARLHIGKGVQLECKGEGDVWVRCLSDHAVFVQSYYLDREAGRAPGDAVHKIYPSAYIKVFDLRQCHRQMQQQAATAQAAAAAQAAAVAGNIPGPGSVGGIAPAISLSAAAGIGVDDLRRLCILRMSFVKGWGPDYPRQSIKETPCWIEIHLHRALQLLDEVLHTMPIADPQPLD; encoded by the exons ATGTCCATCGCCAACACGCCCACCAGCAACGACGCCTGCCTGAGCATCGTGCACAGCCTGATGTGCCACCGGCAGGGCGGCGAGAGCGAGAGCTTCGCCAAGCGGGCCATCGAGAGCCTGGTGAAGAAGctcaaggagaagaaggacgaGCTTGACTCGCTCATCACCGCCATCACCACCAACGGCGCCCATCCCAGCAAGTGCGTCACTATCCCCAGGACGCTGGACGGACGACTGCAG GTGGCCGGACGCAAGGGTTTCCCACACGTGGTCTATGCCAAGCTGTGGCGCTGGCCCGACCTGCACAAGAACGAGCTGAAGCACGTCAAATACTGCCAATACGCCTTCGACCTCAAGGCCGACAGCGTGTGCGTCAATCCCTATCACTACGAGCGGGTGGTCTCACCCGGAATCG ACATATCCGGACTGAATCTCACGGGCTCCAGGCCCGGCTCGGCGCTGATGGTCAAAGACGAGCACGATTTCGACGGCCCCCAGAGCCTGCCCGCCATGGACGAGGGCCGCTCCATGCAGACCGTCCAGCACCCTCCGTCGGGGGGCCGCCCTGGACCCTCCGACTTATTCGCCCCCACCAACATGCTTCCGCCCGCCGAGGCGTCCACCTCCGCCTCCACATCGTCGTTCCCCACTGTCGCTACAGGATCGGCTA GTGGCAACACTGTCTGGTCAAGGAACAGCAGCTTCACCCCCAACACGCCGCACCACAGCAACGGTCACCTGCAGCACCATCCCCCCATGCCGCAGCCGGCGCACTACT GGTCAGTCCACGATGAGTTTGCCTTTCAGCCGCCCATATCTAACCATCCTG CTCCGGACTACTGGTGCTCCATCGCCTACTTCGAGATGGACCTGCAGGTGGGCGAGACCTTCAAGGTGCCGTCGTCGTGCCCCGTCGTGACCGTGGACGGCTACGTGGACCCGTCGGGCGGCGACCGGTTCTGTCTGGGCCAGCTCAGCAACGTCCATCGCACGGAGGCCATCGAGAGAGCCAG GCTTCACATCGGCAAAGGCGTGCAGCTGGAGTGCAAAGGTGAAGGCGACGTGTGGGTGCGCTGCCTCAGCGACCACGCCGTCTTCGTGCAGAGCTACTACCTGGACCGCGAGGCCGGTCGAGCGCCCGGGGACGCCGTACACAAAATCTACCCGAGCGCTTACATCAAG GTGTTCGACCTGCGTCAGTGTCACAGGCAGATGCAGCAGCAGGCGGCCACCGCTCAGGCGGCAGCTGCTGCGCAGGCGGCCGCCGTGGCCGGAAACATCCCCGGACCGGGCTCGGTGGGAGGCATCGCACCCGCCATCA GTCTGTCAGCAGCGGCCGGCATCGGCGTGGACGACCTCCGACGCCTGTGCATCCTCCGCATGAGCTTCGTGAAGGGCTGGGGGCCCGACTACCCTCGGCAGAGCATCAAGGAGACGCCGTGCTGGATCGAGATCCACCTGCACCGCGCCCTGCAGCTGCTGGACGAGGTGCTGCACACCATGCCCATCGCAGACCCTCAGCCGCTCGACTGA